In Deinococcus reticulitermitis, a single genomic region encodes these proteins:
- a CDS encoding response regulator transcription factor has translation MRVLVVEDNARLSGVLVRGLAEEGYAVDTCADGEEAVERAALGEYDLVVLDVMLPRRDGVSACAAMRRAGVTAGILLLTARDTLRDKVAGLDAGADDYLTKPFEFEELLARLRSLLRRGQGGEARLTVGDLSLDPVSKRAERAGQRLDLSAREYALLECLMRHAGQVLSRTRIVEAVWQDDSALGGNIVDVYVSYLRAKVDKPFPEPLIHTVRGMGYLLRAPAGA, from the coding sequence ATGCGCGTCCTGGTGGTGGAAGACAATGCCCGGCTCTCGGGCGTGCTCGTGCGCGGGCTCGCCGAGGAGGGCTACGCGGTGGACACCTGCGCCGACGGTGAGGAAGCGGTGGAGCGCGCGGCCCTGGGCGAGTACGACCTCGTGGTGCTCGACGTGATGCTGCCTCGGCGCGACGGGGTGTCGGCCTGCGCGGCGATGCGCCGGGCCGGGGTCACGGCGGGCATCCTGCTGCTCACGGCGCGCGACACCCTGCGCGACAAGGTGGCCGGACTCGACGCGGGCGCCGACGACTACCTCACCAAGCCCTTCGAGTTTGAGGAACTGCTCGCCCGGCTGCGCTCGCTGCTGCGGCGCGGTCAGGGCGGCGAGGCGCGGCTCACGGTGGGCGACCTCAGCCTCGACCCCGTGAGCAAGCGGGCCGAGCGCGCGGGCCAGCGGCTCGACCTCTCGGCCCGCGAGTACGCGCTGCTCGAATGCCTGATGCGCCACGCGGGGCAGGTGCTCTCGCGCACCCGGATCGTGGAGGCGGTGTGGCAGGACGACTCGGCGCTGGGCGGCAACATCGTGGACGTGTACGTGAGCTACCTGCGCGCCAAGGTGGACAAGCCTTTCCCCGAGCCACTCATCCACACCGTGCGCGGCATGGGCTACCTGCTGCGCGCTCCTGCGGGGGCCTGA